The genomic interval TTTCAGGGCGTACCTGGTGGGCATTTCTACCTTGACCCTTTCTGTGACATCCGTGCATGCCACGGGGAGTCCCTCCTCTATCCCTTCCCTGACCAGGCTTTCAAGGATCTTCTTTTTCATGGCCAGCTCTTCCCGGCTGAACCCGTAGAGTGTAGCGGAGAAGTAGAGTTCCGGTTCCTCCCTCGGTTTAGGCGGCAGCGGGTATTTCAGGCCTCTCCCGATCTGGACCGCACCCCAACTGTGGCCGGAAATGTCGTGGGCCAGGCCCAACCTGGCGACTTTCATCAAGAAACGGGCAGAGCTCTCAGGCAGGGGTTCCTCATGAGGAGTGAACATGCCCCAGCCGACCATATCCTTGAATCCTGGCCTCGGGTATATGTTTATTCCGAGTTTGGTTACGATTCCCGTGGTTCCCTGCCAGCCGAGAATAAGCCCCATTAGATCGGGGATAGGGGTGCGGTGAAACCAGTAAGGCGAGACCGCGCATCCCCCCAGCCTGACGAGTTCCCCGTCCGGCATGACAACCTCCATGCCCGTGATCTGTTCTGAATTGATGCCGAACTTCCCCCCGAGGTGGCCGTAGCCGTGCAGGATGTATCCTGGTACAAGCCCGGCAGAGCCCGGCGGACCCACCGGCAGGGACACCCAGTACCCCCTCTTCTTCAACTCCGCATCGAGTCGTCCTATCGTCACTCCCGGCTCTATGACGGCGTAATCTATGTCCTCATTGATCTCGATTATCCTGTCCATCTTGTGGAGGTCGACGACTATCCCTCCCTCCACCGGAATAGTCAGCCCCCCCGTGCTCGACATGCCAACCACCGGAACCAGGGGAACCCCCTCCCTGTTGGCCAGGCGAACCAGTTCCTGGATCTGTTCCACCCGGGTGGCCATCGCAACATAGTCGGGTTGCGAAGGGGGATTGGTCGTTGAATCGCGCGCATAGCACTCCAGTATGTGGGGCTCCCTGGAAACGTTTCCCTCTCCGACGATGCCCTCAAGTAGGTCGTAGACCCTGTCTCCACTCATAGGCTCCCCCTTCCAACCCCTGGGAGTACCGCGAATACTACAATGCCGCTCCGGTTTTGTAAACAGAGAGCAACGGCACCTGCTGGCAACAAGGCGGCCCCCGTCTGTTCGGTGTACCATAAACCATGCCAATACCACTGCCGCCTCCGGAGACCCATACCCCACACGGAGGGCGCCTTACTCCGGCCCTCCGCCCCAGCACTGCTCGTATGCCTGTCGCCCCGGCTTTGGGGGAGCGAAGCCGCGCAGGAGGAACATGGGTTTTCCCTGGATTCCTCCCCTCACGGACAGGCGTGGTTTTGCTGAAGCATTGCAACGTTTTTTCTGCAACAGTTGCATATCTGCAACGCCATCGTTCCAGCCTCCGGCACTCTCGCGGTGCCAACATATCGATATCACAGGGATGTTTTTACTTCCTCGGAGATATCCTCTCTGGCATGCTTCGTGCTGCCCTCGTCTCAACAAGGAGTTGCTATGAATGTAGCGATCCCCCTTTTCGGTTCGAGAATCTCTCCGAGGTTTGATTTCTGTCAGGAGCTATTGATCGTGACTATCGAAGATGGGATAATTGTAGATAAAAAAACGGTCTCCATCTCGAGCCTGACCCCCTTGCAGAGGATCGCCGAACTGAGCAACCGAAACGTGAAAACCATCATCTGCGGGGGGATCAATCGTTTGGTGCAAAGCCACCTGAGAAACAACGGGATCTCGGTGATCTACGACGTGATGGGAGAGGCCGAGGAGGCCCTCGACCGGTACCTGAAGGGGCGACTCCGACCCAGGGCCTTCTGTGAAAGTCGGCGCAAAAGAGCCTCCAAAAGGGGAACCGGTGCTCCATGGCAGTTGTTTCCTCCCGGCAAGAGAAGCGGCGGCTCTGTTAAGAAGGAGGACAAGAATGAGTGACAAGTGCGACCCCGGCGAGAACTGCCAAACCTGCAGCCACTCTGCAAGCTGCAGCGCAGATGAAAAGGCGGCGCACACCGAGCAGAGACTCACCCAGAAGCTCACGGCGATCAAACACAAGGTCATGGTCATGAGCGGAAAGGGCGGGGTCGGAAAGAGCACGGTGGCCATCAATCTGGGGGCGGTCATGGCCCGCCAGGGTCTGGAAACTGGGATACTCGATGCAGACATCCATGGCCCGAATGTGCCCAAGATGCTCGGGGTCGATGCCAGACCGCTGGTAGGGGCAGAGCACGGCATCAGGCCGGTGGAAGCTCTGCCCCATCTGAAACTGATCTCCATGGCCTTTTTTATCGGAAGCCCCGACAACCCGGTCGTGTGGCGAGGCCCCCTTAAACACAGCGCCATCCAGCAGTTCATAAGCGATGTGGAATGGGGGAGACTCGACTGTCTTATCATCGATCTTCCCCCCGGCACCGGGGACGAGGCCCTGAGCACGGCCCATGTTCTGAAAAAGGTGGACGGCTCGATCATCGTGACAACCCCGCAGGATGTGGCGCTTCTCGACTCCCGCAAGGCCGTCAACTTCAGCAGAACCATGGGAATCCCGGTCATCGGCATCGTGGAGAACATGGCAGGCCTCACCTGCCCCCACTGCGGCAAACCGATTCCCCTCTTCAAGGTTGGCGGTGGGGAGAAGGCTGCCCTCCAATTGAGGGTGCCCTTTCTCGGTAGAGTACCCATCGATCCCGACGTGGTTGCCGACTGCGACAGCGGCGTTCCCGTGGTCATCGGTCACTCCCATTCTCCGGTGGCCGAGGCCTTCGAGAAGATCGCCGCTTCATGCCGGGCCTATGTGGACAGCCGGGCCGACTTCGCGGGTGTCCAGAAATCTCAGGCACGCCCGTGACAGGGGGATCCCGACCCTGCCGGCATCGGGCGAGCAGACCCGCGAAGAAAAAGAAAGCATGGAGGAGAGAGGATGAAGAGAATAGCCCTTGCCTGTGAAAATGATGCAGGCCTCGAAAGCGAAGTGAGTGCTCACTTTGGACGGTGCCCTTACTATGCCATCGTGGCGGTGGAGGACAGTGACATCTGTGAGACGGAGGTTGTGGAAAACCCATACTTCCAGGCTCACCAGCCAGGGGTGGTCCCCGAGTTCATCCGATCTCGGAATGTAGACGTTATGATCGCCGGTGGGATGGGTCCGAGGGCCATCGACCTGTTCAACCAGTTCGGCATCGAGGTCGCCACCGGCGTCCAGGGCAAGGTCAAGAACGTCGTCGCAGCCTATCTCGGCGGCCGGATATCAGGGGTGTTCCCCTGTGAGCACCACGACCACTAGGGAAAAACCCGGCAGATCCATGAAGGGCGAGATGTGGCAGGCCGCCAAGCCCGCATGGGAGTCGGAACGGAAGTCACGGGAGGAGATCGGATGAAAGTCGTCGTTACGGCCTCGGGAAGCACGCTCGATTCACCGGTGGACCCACGGTTCGGCCGATGTGGTTACTTCGTCTTTGTCGACCCTGATTCTCTCCAGTTCGAGGCCTTTGCCAATGAAAGCGCCATGGCCTCCGGCGGGGCCGGCATTCAGGCCGCCCAGTTCGTGGCCAATCGGGGAGCAGAAGCGGTCATTACCGGCAATGTCGGTCCCAACGCTTCGACGACTCTCAATGCCGCGGGCATCCCGGTCTTTCTCGGCGCCACCGGGACGGTGAGAGATGCCGTGGAAATGTACAAACAGGGAAGACTTCAATCCGCCTCAGGCCCCTCTGTAGCAGGCCATTTTGGGATGGGCCAGGCGGGTGCCGGTGCCGCGCCGGGCGGTCCTGGGGGAGGCGGCATGGGAATGGGCATGGGTATGGGCAGAGGCATGGGTATGGGCCGGGGTATGGGTCGAGGCATGGGTATGGGCCGGGGCTCCATGGCCGGTGCTCAGCCCGTCCAGCCAGCAGGCCCTGTGCAGCAGGACATGGAGGCCCTGAAATCCCAGATGAAGGCCCTCCAGGATCAGATGGAAAAGATCTCTGAAAAGCTCGATGAGCTGAGCAAGAGGCCGAAAGAACCGGGCAAAGGGAGAGAGGGATGATAGTGTGTGTCAGTGCAGCCGGCCGGGGCCTTGAGGCCGCTGTCGATCCCCGCTTCGGCCGGTGTGGTTTTTTTGCATTCATAGACACCGAAACCCTGGAGTACCGCTGCCTGGCAAACCCGGGAGCATCGAGTGCAGGAGGTGCAGGTCCGGAGGCTGCCCGGTTCATTGCCGGTGAGGGCGCCGAGGCCGTGATAACCGGTCAGGTCGGGCCCAATGCCCTGACCACCCTTAATGGGCTCGCCATCAGGATTTATGAGACGAGCGGCGGAACGGTAGGGGAGGCGGTGGACCGGTTCAAAGAGGGCTCTCTGAAAGAGATCCTGGACCGGAGAGTCCGGTTCTAGAGGAAGGAGGAAGGGAGATGCCAAGAGGAGACGGAACGGGCCCGCCCTGGGGCGGCGGTCCGGGAACAGGGAGAGGAATGGGAAGGGGAGGCGGTCGAGGAGCCGGCAGAATGGGCGGAACCAGGGCAGGAGCCGGACCCGGTGGTGAGTGTGTGTGCCCTTCTTGCGGGACAACGGCTCCCCACCAGGCAGGAGTGCCCTGCTACCAGCAGCACTGCCCCAAATGTGGAACCCCCATGGTAAGGGGCTAGCAATCACCTTGAGCCCCGGGGCTCGGCGGTCCGGCTCTGCGATCCCCTCCTGCGGAGGATCGACTGAACCGGAGGGGGTGTCCTGTGTCGCGGGCCCGCCCCGGAGAAAACCATGACCCGTGTGGAACCGATGGTCCAGTCCGGGCAACTGTCTCAGCGGGAAAGGAGACTCCAGCGGCAGGGCTGGAAAAGGCAGTTCATTGCGAGTGAGCCGCGGCTCAGCGAGGCGGTGGAGCTCTACCGGGAGGCAGGATACGAGGTTCACCTAGAGCCCTTGGGCCGCGGGGTAGATCCCGGGGGCTGCAATGGCTGTACGGTCTGTTTCGACGGTTTCGAGGACCGCTACAGGGTGATTTACACCCGACACAAGAAAGAGTCTCCAAGACTCGAAGACGACCTCTGGTAGGGCGGTCGATGGCGCGGCAGGCCAGAAGGGCATTCTATGATCTGTTTTCCCGTTTTTACGATCCCCTTATCCGCATCCATTCCGGGGACAGGGAGGGAAGGTTGAGGCGGTTCATGGTCGAAAAGACGGGGATCGGCCCCCAGGGCAGGGGGCTCGATCTTTGCACAGGGACCGGTGCCGTTGCGATCGAGCTCGGCCGGGCCGCAGGGGAGAAAGGTTTTGTGGTGGGCCTCGACTTCTCAGGCGGTATGCTTCGCAAAGGGAGAGAGAAGGCCCGGTGCCTGGGATTCGGGAGGGTCTCTTGGGTCGAGGCGGATGCCGCGTCCCTCCCACTCAAAGACGCCTCCTTCGATGCTGTCACCTGTTCACATGCCATGTACGAATTGCCGGAGGATGTCCGCCGCAGTGTAATGGTCGAAGCGCGGAGAGTGCTCAAAGAGGGCGGCCGTTTCTGCATGATGGAGCACGAGATTCCAGGGAATCCCCTTGTCAGGCTGCTCTTCAGGATCAGGATCCTCTCCTTCGGATCGAGCGGCGCCTGGTCGTTCATACGTGCCGACACGCGGCCTTTTGCAGAGGTGTTTGGCTCGGTTTCCAAGGCGACAGCCCCCTCGGACAAGTCGAAGGTTATCTGCGGCGAGAAAAGAGAGATAGGGAGAACCTGTTGATAATATCGATAGCCAGCGGCAAAGGCGGAACCGGAAAGACGACGGTAGCGGTAAACCTGGCGCTGTCCCTGGGCGATGTACAGTTCATGGACTGCGACGTTGAAGAGCCCAACGCCCACATTTTCCTGAAGCCCTCGATAGAGGAGACGGTTTCTGCGGCCATTCCGGTCCCGAAGGTCGATCTTCAGAAGTGCAACTACTGCGGCAAGTGCAGCGAAGCATGCGAGTTTCACGCCATCGTCGTGGTGAAAGAGGCCCTCCTCACATTCGAGGAACTCTGCCACGGCTGCGGGGCCTGTTCATACGTGTGCCCTGAGAAGGCGATCGGCGAAGAGGACAAAGAGATCGGGAGGATCGAGATCGGCCACGCCGGAAGGATCCGTTTTGTTCAGGGCATCCTCAATATCGGTGAGCCCATGGCAACCCCGGTCATACGGAAAGAGAAGCGCCTCCTTCTGCCTTCGGAGGTAACCATTCTCGATGCACCTCCAGGGACGTCCTGTCCCGTAATCGAAACGGTAAAGGGTTCGGACTTCTGCCTTCTCGTAACCGAGCCCACCCCCTTTGGGTTGAATGATCTGGAACTGGCCGCCGGGATGGTCAGGAAAATGGGGGTCCCCATGGGTGTCGTGATCAACCGGGCAGATGTAGGCGGCCCTGGAGTGAAGGAGTTCTGCCGGAGAGAGGGGATCCCGGTGGTAATGGAGGTGCCTATGGACAGGCGGATCGCGGAATCCTATTCGAGGGGCATACCGGTGGTGGAGGTCCTGCCCGACTACCGGTCCCGCTTTCTCTCTCTTTTCAAGGAGATCACGAACCTCGTCGAAGCAGAGACCAGGCACGGGAAGGAGGGGGGAGACCTTGTCAGAAGAGAGCTCCTATGAAGCCGATCAAGATGATTTCGGCTATATCACATACAACGAGAAGATGATCGACCACTTCCTCAACCCCAGGAACGTGGGAGAAGTCGAAAACCCGGACGGGGTGGGCACCGTCGGAGATCCGACCTGCGGGGATTTCCTCCGCGCCACCATCAGGGTTGAGGACGGCCGGATCCGGGAGTTCAGGTTTCTCACCCAGGGATGTCCCGGAGCCATTGCCACCTCCAGCATTGCCACGGAAATCGCCATCGGGAAGACCCTCTCAGAGGCCCTCCAACTCAATGATAACGACGTGATCAATGCGGCAGGGGGAATTCCTGCGAGAAAAGTCCACTGCTCGCTCCTGGCCATCCGAGGCCTGCACGAGGCGATCCGGGACTATGCCGAGCGGCACGGCAGGCAGAAAGGGAAAGGCCATGAAACAGCTGACCATCATTAGCGGGAAGGGGGGAACCGGGAAGACCACCATCACCGCAGCTTTTGCCCTGTTGGCCCGCCGCAAGGTAATGGCTGACTGTGACGTGGACGCAGCGGATCTCCACCTGCTCTTGAACCCGGAACTCCGCCAAACAGTCGAGTTCTATGGTGGAAGATCGCCTGTCGTGGACCAAGAGAAATGTACCAGGTGCGGTATCTGCACGGATCTCTGCCGTTTTGACGCGATAAAGGACGGGGTCGTGGACCTCGTCTCCTGTGATCATTGCGGACTCTGTGTCTACGGGTGCCCGGAGGATGCGATCACGATGAGAGAGAATCATTCGGGCAGTTGGTTCGTCTCCGAGACCGCCTACGGCCTCCTGGTTCATGCCAGGCTCGGAATCGGGGAGGAAAACTCGGGCAAACTGGTGACCGCGGTGAGGAAAAAGGCCTCCGAGATTGCGGAAAACGAGGGCCTCGACCTCGTCATCATCGACGGGCCGCCCGGGGTCGGGTGCCCTGTGATGGCATCTGTGGCAGGGGTGGATATGATTCTCTCCATCAGCGAACCGACCCTCTCGGGGATGCACGATCTGAACAGGGTTTTGGATCTTGCCGGTCATTTCAAGATCCCTGCCAGGGTGTGCATCAACAAGTTCGATATCAATCCAGAGATCACGGCGGAGATCGAGCGGGAATGCCGGGACAAAGGCGTGGAAGTTGTGTCGAAGCTCCCCTTTGACCGGTGTGTGGTCGATTCTCTCGTCATGAGAAAAACGGTTATCCAACATCCCTGTGGAGAGTTCACGAGCCGGATCAGGGATATGTGGGAGAGGATAGAGGCGGACTTGAGCTGAGGTCTGCCGGGAACCAAGGAGAGACGAGCCATGTGTGAAACCAATGCCTATCTGGTGAAAGAGGGGAATGAGGAACTGATCATGGAGGATGTGGCCCTGGCGCGGCCAAAAGACGGGAAGCTCGAGTTGAAGGATATATTCGGCGAAGAGAAGATTGTTCCCGGAAACATCAAGGAGATCCAATTCCTGAGTCACAAGATGCTGATCGAATAGAGAGGCCACGGCCTGGGGTTGCAAGAAAGAGAAGACTCCCAATGAGACCTTTGGAAAAGGCGGTGTGTATAGTTCTGACCCTCTTTATCACTCCCGCCGCCGCCATGGGCGGACCAGAGCAATGGAGAGATCCTCCCCTTTCCTCTGTGACGATAACGGTCCTTTACGACAATAACCCCTTTGTTCCGGGTCTGAGGAGGGAATGGGGTTTTTCGGCCCTCGTCGAGTCGGAAGGCCGATCGATTCTCTTCGATACCGGAGGGGACGGGAAGACCCTACTCCACAACATGAAGAAGCTGGGAAAAGACCCGGGGGCGGTCGGCACGGTCGTCATCTCTCATGGCCACGGTGATCATACCGGGGGACTGGACAGTATCGTCGAGGTCGCAACCCGCCCGAGGGTCTTTCTTCCCGGGAGTCTTCCGCAAGGCTATTCAGAGGCACTCAGGGTCCGGGGAGCCGATGTTGCGCGTGTCTCAGGCCCCACGAGGATACTGGCCGGAGTCTATTCCACGGGCGAGATGGGAGAGATCATCCCCGAACAGGCCCTCATCCTAAGCACGAAGCCCGGTCTGGTTGTGATCACCGGTTGTGCACATCCGGGAATCGTCAGCATGGTCAGAAGGGCGAAGGCCTTGCTCAAGAGGAAGGTCTTCCTCGTCATGGGGGGGTTCCACCTGCTCTCAAGCAGCCCTGGCCGGATTGAATCGGTTGTTGAGGACTTCAGGCAGATGGGTGTGCAGAAGGTGGCGCCCTGCCACTGCACGGGTGACGAAGCACGGAGACTCTTTGAACACGCGTACCTGGGCGACTTCATCCGGGCCGGAGTGGGCAGGGCGATCGAGATTCGGTGAGACAGGGTGGAGTCTGCCGCAAGGGGGGGACTTTTTGTTTTTCTCCGGTTTTTGGTCTTGAAGAATTTCTACGATGGGTTATCATCTTGAAAGGCGGTCCGACTTGGCTTGCATGGGTTTACCTCGTGAATCCCGCCTGCTCCAACAGCGCCGGCCGATGGTGGGGCCGGAGGTTTGGTGGTCAAGGCAATTCCCCGACAGGGAGGAGTCCGCAAGGCCGGCAAGCGGACTCATCGAGCGGAAAGGAGGTTTTGGACATGGAGAGACCCACATTTGAAAGAAATCCTGGGTTGCGGAAGGGATGGCTGTCTCTGGGAATCCTGCTGCTTGTGTCCGGGGTACTCGTGCTGAGCGCCCGGGCCTCTTCTGAACAGAGCAGTTGCCTGTCGTGCCATACCGACTCCAGGAAACTCATCAGGCTGAGCCAGGATATTCTGAAGAAACATCCCCCTGTCAAGTCCGAAGCCATAAAGGGCGAAGGGTGAGGGGGTGAGCTGGCTCCGTTGGAGCTATACGAAAAGGTTCTGGTGGAAGATGAGTTTCTCGAGTCAGATCACGGTGACATAGCTTGTGTAGACTGCCACGGGGGCAACCCGGAGGACAACAACTGGGAGACCGCCCATAAGGGGCTCGTCAAGGACCCCACCTTCCCCGACGCTTCAAAGGCCTGCGGCGATTGTCATGAGGACATTGTGGAGACCGCAAAGTCGAGCCTCCACGTCACCCTCCTGCCGTATCGTCTCATCATCGGCAAACGGGCCACCCAGGATCCATCGGTCAAAAAGGCCCTCGAAAAGGCCATGGGCAAACACTGCATGGAGTGCCACTCGAGCTGCGGCCAGTGCCATGTGAGCAGACCCGATTCCGTGGAGGGAGGACTCGTTCAGGGCCACAAATTCATGAAGACCCCGCCCATGGGGACCAACTGCACCTCCTGTCACGGAAGCAGGTTGGAGAAGGAGTTCACCGGCAAGAACCCCGGCATACCCGGTGACGTCCACTTCGTCAAGGAGAACATGGAATGCGTCTCCTGTCACAAGGCCGGGGAAATGCACGGCGACGGCAACAGGTACCCGACCATGCACGAAGTCATGAGCGGTCCGAAGTGTGTGGACTGCCACAAGGATGCGGGTAGCGCCACATCCAAGAAAAAAGTGCACAGGCTTCATCACGAGACCGTCAAATGTACGGTCTGCCATTCCCTCCAGTACAAGAACTGCTACGGGTGTCACGTGGGTACCGACGAAAAGGGACTCCCCTACTTTCAAACAGACCAGACCGTGATGGACTTCAAGATCGGCCTCAATCCAAAGATCACCGAGGAGCAGCCTTACAAGTTCGTTACGGTGCGGCACGTCCCGACCAATCCGGGGCTTTTCGACTTCTATGTGAAGGGGGGACTGAAGAACTTCGACCAGGTTCCGACCTGGAAGCCTGCAACGCCCCACAATATCCAGTTGAAGACCCCGCAGAACAAGAGCTGCAGGTCCTGTCACAAGAAAAAGAAGCTCTTTCTCACCGAGAAGGACGTGAAACCCGAAGAGAGGGCGGCCAATCGATCGGTCATCGTACCGAAATCCGCGATACCTACAAAGACAAAGAAGAAGTGAGGCCCAGGGCTTTCCTTGGGTCTCCTTGTACCGGGAGTTCCACAAAGTCCCAGAGAAAGGAGGTGAGAAACCATGGCAAGGAATCGATTCCTGAGAGGCATTCTGGCCATTTCGCTACTGTTTGCCCTGGTCCTGTCTTTTGGCTGTGCAACAACCCAAAAGACCATGACCACCCAGGAGATGGTGACCGAGGCCAGGAAACACATAGAGCAGGTTTCCGTGGCCGAGGCCAAGGCGGAGTTCGACGCAGGCAAAGCCGTCTTCCTGGATGTGAGGGAACAATCCGAGTGGCAAAAGGGCCATGTCCCGAATGCCAAGCACCTGCCGAGGGGTCTGCTCGAGTTCAAGATCTCCAAGGTGATACCTGACAAGTCGGCTCGGATCATCGTTTACTGCAAGACCGGCGGGAGATCTTCTCTTGCGACGAGCACCCTGAAGCGTCTCGGGTACACCAATGTCGCCAGCATGTCAGGTGGCTGGAAAGCCTGGGTCAAGGCCGGAAATCCGGTCCAGTAGAGGCCCTGGTGGAGAGAGGGGGGCGGTTCCCCCTCTCGTTCAATCGACAGACGGCCCGCTGGAGACCGGTTGATTTACCTCCCGGTCTCATATTCCCCTCTTTCCTGAAAAACGGGCGGTCAAGGACAGAGATAAGACTCTCGGCGAGGAAATCATGAACCAGGATCTTCTACCCACATGTTCGAAATGCAGTGTCGAAAACAGGATCTGCGAGTCGGAATTGGGCCGGGGCCCTGCCTTCTGCCCCACCCTGAACAGGCATGCCGTGGTGGAACGTGCCAACAGAGAGTACGAGAAGCCGGAAATCAGGGAGTTCGCGCGCCAGGCAAGCATTCAGGAGGGGGAGTGCTACATCAACCGGGGGGTGGATCCCTATGTTCTCCATCCGGTGAAACCCAGGATCCAGGAGACCTGTGAGTTCGCCAAGAAGATGGGGTTCAAGAGGATCGGGATCGCCTTCTGCTCGGGCCTTCACCACGAGGCCTCGATCCTGACCAGGATACTCGAGGCCCAGGGGTTCGAGGTGGTCTCTGTGGTCTGCAAGACCGGAAGGACGCCCAAGGAAACGATCGGCATAAAGGAGGAAGAAAAGATAGAGATCGGGAAGTTCGAATCAATGTGCAGTCCCATTGCCCAGGCCATGATTCTCAATCACGAAAAGACCGATTTCAACATCCTCCTCGGCCTCTGCGTGGGACACGATTCCCTGTTTCTCAAGTACGCCGAGGCCTTCAGCACCGTCCTGATCGTCAAGGACCGCGTTCTGGGACACAATCCCGCGGCCGCCCTGTATACGACAGACAGTTACTACGCCAGGCTGAAGAGGGAAGGGTTCTGATGCAACCGATCATGGAGTTCCGTGTTGAAGGAGGAAAGCGATGAGCGCGGGGTCGGAAAAGGGACGGATCGTAGGAGTCTGCTCGAGTCATCACCCCCAGGCCCCCAAGAAGAACATCGACCAGGGCATGCTGAGGGAGGATTGGGGGCTCGAAGGGGACTCGCACGCCGGCACCAAGCGCCAGGTGAGCCTCCTCGCCTCTGAGGACATCGAGGCTGCCTGTGAGAAACGCCGAATTCATGCCCCCCCGGGTGCCTTTGCCGAGAATATCACCACCAGCGGCATCGATCTGGGGAGGATCCGCGTCGGAGACCGGCTCCGTCTGGGGGAGGCGGTGATCGAAGTCGTAGCCGTGGGCAAGGATCCCTCCGAGCCGCGTACGTACTCCTACTGCGGAATTTCGCTCCTCCCTGAAAAGGGGGTCTTCACCAGGGTGGTCCGTAGCGGTCAGGTAAAGGTCGGCGATACGGTAGAGTTGGATTCTCGTGGGCGCGGCGGGCGGCCGCAACCACGGAAAGTCCCTGGCAGAGAAGTGCGCCGCCTATGAGCTCTCCGCTGATTCTCTATCCCGGGTGCATGGTTCTGGCCCGATTCCCGAGTACGAAAAGGCATCCAGAATCCTCCTCACGACAATAGGGGGTCGAGATTCTCGAAGAGAAGAACGGAAGCCCCTGCCGGGGTGCGGTCCTTCGCCCAAAGGAGAAAGGCTCCGGCCGCGCTCCCGGCAATGGATGGAACTCCCCAAAGCAGAACGCTGCGATGTTTTGGAATCCGGCCTGGGGTCTGCCTCTGCATACGGATGGAGGGGGTATGGGCGGTTTCTTGCCTTACCGGCACGGGTCGACAGGGCAGAATGCGGATCCGCAGCAACTGCCGGGAGCGCGAGTAGGACCATCCAGGAGGTGTCGGCATATTCTCCGCCATGATGCTGAAAGACCGAGGGCCTGAACGTGGAAGAGAGCGAAAGGATCGGGTTACTCTCCATTACCACCAATGTTTTTTTGGCTGCCCTGAAGTACGGTCTTGCTGCCCTTTCGGGCTCCGTCGCCCTCCTTGCCGACGCCATCCATTCCCTGTCGGATGTGATCTCGGCGGCGACGGTCCTGGCCGGGATCAAGATATCCAAGCGGAAATCGAGGGCATTCCCTTACGGCCTTTACAAGGTGGAAA from Deltaproteobacteria bacterium carries:
- a CDS encoding NifB/NifX family molybdenum-iron cluster-binding protein, with amino-acid sequence MKVVVTASGSTLDSPVDPRFGRCGYFVFVDPDSLQFEAFANESAMASGGAGIQAAQFVANRGAEAVITGNVGPNASTTLNAAGIPVFLGATGTVRDAVEMYKQGRLQSASGPSVAGHFGMGQAGAGAAPGGPGGGGMGMGMGMGRGMGMGRGMGRGMGMGRGSMAGAQPVQPAGPVQQDMEALKSQMKALQDQMEKISEKLDELSKRPKEPGKGREG
- a CDS encoding class I SAM-dependent methyltransferase, producing MARQARRAFYDLFSRFYDPLIRIHSGDREGRLRRFMVEKTGIGPQGRGLDLCTGTGAVAIELGRAAGEKGFVVGLDFSGGMLRKGREKARCLGFGRVSWVEADAASLPLKDASFDAVTCSHAMYELPEDVRRSVMVEARRVLKEGGRFCMMEHEIPGNPLVRLLFRIRILSFGSSGAWSFIRADTRPFAEVFGSVSKATAPSDKSKVICGEKREIGRTC
- a CDS encoding ATP-binding protein, with amino-acid sequence MKQLTIISGKGGTGKTTITAAFALLARRKVMADCDVDAADLHLLLNPELRQTVEFYGGRSPVVDQEKCTRCGICTDLCRFDAIKDGVVDLVSCDHCGLCVYGCPEDAITMRENHSGSWFVSETAYGLLVHARLGIGEENSGKLVTAVRKKASEIAENEGLDLVIIDGPPGVGCPVMASVAGVDMILSISEPTLSGMHDLNRVLDLAGHFKIPARVCINKFDINPEITAEIERECRDKGVEVVSKLPFDRCVVDSLVMRKTVIQHPCGEFTSRIRDMWERIEADLS
- a CDS encoding ATP-binding protein, coding for MIISIASGKGGTGKTTVAVNLALSLGDVQFMDCDVEEPNAHIFLKPSIEETVSAAIPVPKVDLQKCNYCGKCSEACEFHAIVVVKEALLTFEELCHGCGACSYVCPEKAIGEEDKEIGRIEIGHAGRIRFVQGILNIGEPMATPVIRKEKRLLLPSEVTILDAPPGTSCPVIETVKGSDFCLLVTEPTPFGLNDLELAAGMVRKMGVPMGVVINRADVGGPGVKEFCRREGIPVVMEVPMDRRIAESYSRGIPVVEVLPDYRSRFLSLFKEITNLVEAETRHGKEGGDLVRRELL
- a CDS encoding FAD-binding oxidoreductase, which codes for MSGDRVYDLLEGIVGEGNVSREPHILECYARDSTTNPPSQPDYVAMATRVEQIQELVRLANREGVPLVPVVGMSSTGGLTIPVEGGIVVDLHKMDRIIEINEDIDYAVIEPGVTIGRLDAELKKRGYWVSLPVGPPGSAGLVPGYILHGYGHLGGKFGINSEQITGMEVVMPDGELVRLGGCAVSPYWFHRTPIPDLMGLILGWQGTTGIVTKLGINIYPRPGFKDMVGWGMFTPHEEPLPESSARFLMKVARLGLAHDISGHSWGAVQIGRGLKYPLPPKPREEPELYFSATLYGFSREELAMKKKILESLVREGIEEGLPVACTDVTERVKVEMPTRYALKYSDHRGGGGLDYIGSITPIINWPQGIKRLNEIFDRHGFTPYIRLAIYRGTLQGMMRALMPYNRGDEKDVEAVRKIAREVVQVVLDCGGLVYKAPSFACEEMWKRGDPNFLELMRRVKQTLDPKRIMNPGRLAL
- a CDS encoding iron-sulfur cluster assembly scaffold protein; translation: MIDHFLNPRNVGEVENPDGVGTVGDPTCGDFLRATIRVEDGRIREFRFLTQGCPGAIATSSIATEIAIGKTLSEALQLNDNDVINAAGGIPARKVHCSLLAIRGLHEAIRDYAERHGRQKGKGHETADHH
- a CDS encoding NifB/NifX family molybdenum-iron cluster-binding protein, producing the protein MNVAIPLFGSRISPRFDFCQELLIVTIEDGIIVDKKTVSISSLTPLQRIAELSNRNVKTIICGGINRLVQSHLRNNGISVIYDVMGEAEEALDRYLKGRLRPRAFCESRRKRASKRGTGAPWQLFPPGKRSGGSVKKEDKNE
- a CDS encoding Mrp/NBP35 family ATP-binding protein, with the translated sequence MSDKCDPGENCQTCSHSASCSADEKAAHTEQRLTQKLTAIKHKVMVMSGKGGVGKSTVAINLGAVMARQGLETGILDADIHGPNVPKMLGVDARPLVGAEHGIRPVEALPHLKLISMAFFIGSPDNPVVWRGPLKHSAIQQFISDVEWGRLDCLIIDLPPGTGDEALSTAHVLKKVDGSIIVTTPQDVALLDSRKAVNFSRTMGIPVIGIVENMAGLTCPHCGKPIPLFKVGGGEKAALQLRVPFLGRVPIDPDVVADCDSGVPVVIGHSHSPVAEAFEKIAASCRAYVDSRADFAGVQKSQARP
- a CDS encoding NifB/NifX family molybdenum-iron cluster-binding protein — its product is MIVCVSAAGRGLEAAVDPRFGRCGFFAFIDTETLEYRCLANPGASSAGGAGPEAARFIAGEGAEAVITGQVGPNALTTLNGLAIRIYETSGGTVGEAVDRFKEGSLKEILDRRVRF
- a CDS encoding NifB/NifX family molybdenum-iron cluster-binding protein; the encoded protein is MKRIALACENDAGLESEVSAHFGRCPYYAIVAVEDSDICETEVVENPYFQAHQPGVVPEFIRSRNVDVMIAGGMGPRAIDLFNQFGIEVATGVQGKVKNVVAAYLGGRISGVFPCEHHDH